In the genome of Planococcus donghaensis, the window GTACCGCTGCATAATATTGTGTATCTGCAGCCCCGTGTTGACCAAATAAAATTGGTTTTTGCCCAGTAGTAGTTAAAATCACGTTTTGTAAGTTTTGTATATATGGATTTTCTTTTGTAGTAGTTAAAGCAGGAGCAGTTTCTTCTTTTTTACAGTCCATTTCGATATCCAAAGTTTTAGCTAAGTCGACCAACTGTCGGATAATCTCTTCTTTTTTCTGGCCGGGCATATAGCGGATATCATATGACATTTCGCAAATATCGGGTACTACGTTATAACGATCTCCCGCTTTAATAATCGGCAAGTTAACAGAAGGCTTTTCGTAGTATTCGGTCGATTCTTTTTGAAAGGGTAAATCAGCAACTGCCATATGAAACTTCATGGCAGATTCAATGGCATTGATGCCTTCCCATGGACGACTACCATGAGCGGGCTTTCCTTTGAATGTCATATCCAATTGTAAAACGCCTTTCGATTGTAAACCTACTTTCAACCCAGTAGGTTCACCACAAATAACGAAATCGCCGGTGTAACCTTGCTCGACTAGCCATTTGGATGTATTGCGTCCGCCAGTTTCTTCATCGGTTACAATATGTAATTGAACACTTCGTGCCAATTTGGAACGATCAAGGTCTACAAAAGCTTGCATCATTGCTGCAACTCCTGCTTTCATATCCGCAGCACCTCGTCCGTAAAGGCGATCTTGTTCTACTATCGGATTAAATTGTTCTTCATGTCCTGGCACTACGTCAACATGACCATTCCAAACAATGGTTTCAGCTCCTTTTCCTTTAGCAGAAGTAAGCATCTTATATCCGTTATTATCATGTACAGTAACAGCCTCACCTTTTTCTTTTAACCATTCTGCGCAAAAAAGAAGTGCTTCATTAGCTCCTTCTTTGGAATCGCTTTGAATTTTAATCAAATCCTTTAATAGTTCGATCATTTTTTGGCAAGCCCAATATACGGCTGCCTCCACCACCTTTCGACTATCATTACTAGTCTCTACTTTACCCTATGAGTGTGTGATAAAACAGCCTTGCAATAAACAGGAGGCTTGTGTACAATACAGGTGAAAGTTAAATATTTGTATACACCACAAGGGGAGCTTTAGCTGAGAGTGAACATCTGTTCTTACCCTTTGAACCTGTAAGTTAACACTTGCGCAGGGATGTGGATAGAAACCGGTCCTTACAACGACGCCTGGCTCTGTCCTAGCGTCGTTTTTATAATGGTTTTATTCGCGGCCCTTCTGGTGATGTGCACAACACATAAGGAGGAAGTCATGAGAAATAAAAAAGTTTTGTTAATGATGGAAATTGCAATTTTTGCAGCTCTTGGATTTGTTTTAGACTTTATATCATTCCGGATGCCACAAGGCGGTTCAGTTAGTTTAGTCATGATTCCAATCGTCTTAATCGCTTTTAGAAGAGGTGTTGGTGCGGGCGTTTTAACTGGCTTGTTAGTCGGCTTGTTACAAATTGTTTCTGGCTTTATCTCTGTAACCCCTTTGTCATTCGGCTTTGTCGTTATGCAAGTGATATTGGATTATCTATTAGCATATGCTGTGGTCGGATTCGCGGGTGTGATGCGCGCAAAATATTTGCAGCATGCGGAAGCGAAGCAAACTGGAAAAATGCTAATCGCAATTGTCTCAGGCGTGCTTATTGCATCGGTATTGCGTTATTTCGTGCATGTCGTCACCGGTATTTTGTTCTTCGGTATGTTTGCTGAAGGCAATGTAGTAATTTACTCTGCTGTGTACAATGCTACGTATATGATCCCTGTATTTTTACTCGCTGCTTTTGTTTGTTCAGCGCTTTTCGCAGCTGCTCCAAAATTGGTGAATGCTGAAGC includes:
- a CDS encoding M20 family metallopeptidase, coding for MIELLKDLIKIQSDSKEGANEALLFCAEWLKEKGEAVTVHDNNGYKMLTSAKGKGAETIVWNGHVDVVPGHEEQFNPIVEQDRLYGRGAADMKAGVAAMMQAFVDLDRSKLARSVQLHIVTDEETGGRNTSKWLVEQGYTGDFVICGEPTGLKVGLQSKGVLQLDMTFKGKPAHGSRPWEGINAIESAMKFHMAVADLPFQKESTEYYEKPSVNLPIIKAGDRYNVVPDICEMSYDIRYMPGQKKEEIIRQLVDLAKTLDIEMDCKKEETAPALTTTKENPYIQNLQNVILTTTGQKPILFGQHGAADTQYYAAVQGGEGAIEFGPSGDDWHGNAEYVLISSVHAFKDILVALAHSK
- the thiT gene encoding energy-coupled thiamine transporter ThiT, whose translation is MRNKKVLLMMEIAIFAALGFVLDFISFRMPQGGSVSLVMIPIVLIAFRRGVGAGVLTGLLVGLLQIVSGFISVTPLSFGFVVMQVILDYLLAYAVVGFAGVMRAKYLQHAEAKQTGKMLIAIVSGVLIASVLRYFVHVVTGILFFGMFAEGNVVIYSAVYNATYMIPVFLLAAFVCSALFAAAPKLVNAEAQ